Within Terriglobia bacterium, the genomic segment GCCTACCGGATCGTGGATCGCGATTTGGTCCTGTTGGACGTCAAAGCCAATCTGGTGGTCGATTTGATTCCCGAGGTTATCTCCACAGAACATTGAATCACCAGACAGAACCATGCGACGCCGTCTTGTTCTCATTCTTAGCATCTTCTTGCTGCTCGCCCCAAGCCCGCGAGCGGGCGAATTCAAGCTTCCTCTCAAGTCCAATTCGGTTCGCTTCGCAGCCATCGGCGATATGGGAACCGGCGATGCGGCGCAGTATGAAGTGGCCCAGCGAATGGCCGCAGCTCGCCCGGACTTCCCGTTCGATTTTGTGATCATGTTGGGCGACAACATCTACGGCGGCAGTAGCCCCAGGGATTTTGAGAAGAAATTCGAGGCCCCGTACAAGCCGCTGCTGGACGCTGGCGTTAAGTTTTATGCGGCACTGGGGAACCACGACAACCCCAACGAACGCTATTACAAGCTGTTCAACATGAACAGCGCGACTTACTACAGCTTCAAGAAGGGCAACGTGCGCTTCTATGCCCTCGACAGCGACTACATGGACCCGAACCAGATCTCCTGGCTGGAAACACAGTTACAAAACGACGCCGGCAGCGACGAGTGGAAAATTTGCTACTTTCATCATCCTCTCTATTCATCCGGAAAAACGCATGGTCCGGCAACCGATTTGCGGCTGCTATTGGAGCCTCTGTTTGTCCAATATGGAGTCAACGTTGTATTTTCCGGCCATGACCACGTCTACGAGCGCGTCCAACCCCAAAAGGGAATCTACTACTTCACCGAAGGCGCTTCCGGCAAATTGCGCTACGGCAACCTGCGTAAGACCGAGATCAAAGGCAAAGGATTCGACACTGACCGCACGTTCATGCTGGTCGAAATCGCCGGAGACGAGATGTATTTCCAGACGATCTCACGCGCTGGCGTAACGGTGGACTCTGGAGTGATCCAACGGCAAGTGCGGACCCGAGCCGCTACG encodes:
- a CDS encoding metallophosphoesterase, giving the protein MRRRLVLILSIFLLLAPSPRAGEFKLPLKSNSVRFAAIGDMGTGDAAQYEVAQRMAAARPDFPFDFVIMLGDNIYGGSSPRDFEKKFEAPYKPLLDAGVKFYAALGNHDNPNERYYKLFNMNSATYYSFKKGNVRFYALDSDYMDPNQISWLETQLQNDAGSDEWKICYFHHPLYSSGKTHGPATDLRLLLEPLFVQYGVNVVFSGHDHVYERVQPQKGIYYFTEGASGKLRYGNLRKTEIKGKGFDTDRTFMLVEIAGDEMYFQTISRAGVTVDSGVIQRQVRTRAATSSP